From uncultured Treponema sp.:
TCTTTTCCGCCTGGCATTTTGTACACTTTTTCAAGGCACTCGCCAAGTTTTTTTCCGTCCTCTTCCGTCCAGTATGAAATTCCGACCATCCTGAAACCGTCAGTTCCACCAACGCTTACTCCGCTGATTCTGCCTTTTTCAACAGAAAGACACCAGTCGTCCGTGCGCTCGCATGGAACTCCGCAATAATTTGACTGATACTGATATTTTGAGACAAGCCTCGGATTTTTCAGGATTATGTCGGATTCCAGAATATACGCGTTTTCCAGATAATTTTTTGCAGCCAAAAGTGAAGAAATATTGTTTCCTTCGTTGTAGGCCGGATTTTCCACAAATTTTATATCTGGATATTTGTATTTAAGCTGATCAAACTGGGCGGAAAGATAACCGCGCACAAGAACAATTTCTTTTATTCCTGCGGAAACAACCGCGTCCAGCAAAGATTCTATAATCATTTTTCCATGAACGCGGATAAGAGGCTTTGGAGTGTTCAATGTAATCGGCACAAGACGCGAACCAAACCCTGCCGCCAAAAAAACCGCCCGCCGAACCCTATAAGGCTCCAACGCATTCAAGCCGTTTTCTGAAATTTTGTCGCCATCAATAAAATGTTTTTCCACAAGCTCAGAAAATGTTGTGTTCACAGTTCCAACAGAATAACCTGTAAGTTTCGCAATCTGACGCTGAGAAAGTTTCTTTTTTTCTGCCTCGACAAGACTTAAAATGTCGAATTCTTTTCTTGAAAGCACAAAAACCGCCGTTTTCTTTAATTTTTGTTCAACAGATTCTGTTTTTTTATGTATTTTAACACATTTTTTACACAGATTTCTTTGTTTTCTGTTCAAATAATATACAAAAATTTTAATTTTTGAACAAGTTAACTTGACACTTTTTTATTAACAAACTATTTTGGAAAAATGCGGTAGCGATGAGAATGGAAAGCCGGAGGCTTTTTCCGAAACGAAGTTGAGGAATGGAGCGACAGCGAAACCATGACCGTAGCGACCGAAAGTTGAGCGGAGGCGAAACTTTTGGGACCGCCCTTATTTTTATCAGTTTGAGAGGTATTTCATGCCAAAAACAGTTTATCTGGGAATCACAGGCGATATTATTCACCCGGGAATTATTAATATTATCAAGGAAGGCGCAAAACTGGGTGAGCTTACGATTGGACTTTTGACTGACAGCGCGATTGCTAGCCACAAGAGACTTCCGTATTTGACTTACGAGCAGCGAAAAGAAGTTGTTGAAGACATAAAAGGTGTTGAGCGTGTTGTTCCGCAGGATGACTGGAGCTACGTTCCGAACCTGAAAAAATACAAACCTGATTTTATGATTCACGGCGACGACTGGAAAACGAATTATCTTTCAAAAATCCGCGAGGAATGTTTTGCGGTGATAAAGGAATGGAACGGCCAGATTGTCGAGATTCCGTACACAAAGGGAATCAACTCGACCGCGCTTGCTGAAAACGCAAAGGATATTGGAACTACGCCGGATATTCGCCGTGCGACTTTGCGCAGACTGATTGCGGCAAAGCCGGTTGTTCGCATTCTAGAAGCTCATTCTGGACTTTCCGGGCTTATTGCGGAGCATGCGAGCGTTACAAAAGAGGACGGAATCCACCAGTTTGACGGAATGTGGTCTTCTTCGCTGACCGATTCAACCAGCAAAGGAAAGCCAGACATTGAGGCGGTTGACCTTACAACGCGAATGCAGAGCCTTACAGACATTCTTGAATGCACAACAAAGCCGATTATCTACGATGGCGACACAGGCGGAATTCCTGAACATTTTGTCTTTACAGTCCGCACTTTGGAACGAAACGGTGTTAGCGCGGTAATTATTGAAGACAAAAAAGGGCTTAAAAAGAATTCGCTTTTTGGAACTGAAGCAAAGCAGGTTCTTGCAACAGAAGAGGAATTCTGTGAGAAAATCAGCGCAGGAAAGCGCGCGCAAGTTACAAAAGATTTTATGATTATTGCGAGAATTGAAGAGATTATCGCAGGATATTCTGTTGACGAGGCTCTTACAAAGGCTTTTGCCGCAGTCCGTGCGGGCGCAGATGGAATTATGATTCATTCAAAGGACAAGAGCGGAGCGGACATAAAAGAATTCTGCCAGCGATTCAGAAAAGAATATGACAAAATCCCGATTGTTCTTGTTCCTACAACTTACAACCAGTTCAAGGAAAAAGAACTTGCCGAATGGGGTGCAAACGTGATTATCTACGCGAACCACATGCTGCGTTCATCGTACCCGGCAATGAAAAAATGCGCAGAAACAATACTAGAAGCCGAACGCTCTCTTGAAACAGACGGAATGTGCATGCCAATCAAAGAAATCCTAGAGCTGATTCCGGGAACAAAATAGGAATTGGAATAGAAAATTTTAATAGCCAAAATGTCGAGTTTTGATAAGAACAGTAATTTAAGTGTCATTCCCGTGCTACGACACTGCGATGTTTACGCAGTAAACTCGGTCAGTAATCTGTTGGAAATTTTCAATGGATTATCGGGTCAAGCCCGATAATGACATTAAATTATAAAACTTGAAATTAAGGGTAATAAGGAAATATTATGATTAAAACTTCAATCTTATACAACGAGCTTTTAAAAAATGGAACTGACTTTTTTGCCGGTGTTCCAGACTCACTATTAAAATCTTTTTGCGCTTATGTTACAGACAATGCGCCTGCTGAAAAACATATAATTTCCGCAAATGAAGGAAGCGCGACCGCACTTGCCTCCGGCTACCATTTTGCCACAGGAAAAATTCCGCTGATTTATATGCAGAATTCCGGTGAAGGAAACATGATAAATCCGCTTCTTTCGCTTGTTGACCCGGACGTTTATTCAGTTCCGCTTTTAATTTTTATTGGTTGGCGCGGAGAACCTGGCGTTCACGACGAGCCTCAACACGTAAAACAGGGCAAAGTAACCTGTGCGCTTTTGGACGCAATGCAGATTCCCTACGAGATTTTAACCGAAGACGAATCAAAACTTTCCGCCCAGTTGAAAAAAGCATACGATTACATGAAAACAAACAGTGCGCCTTACGCTTTTGTAATCCGCAAGGGAACTTTTGAAGAATACACGCTGAAAAACAATATTCCTGTGAACGCAGAAATGAAACGCGAGCAGGCAATTGAAAAAATCATGCTTTCCGCGCCGGAAAACGCAGCTTTTGTTTCCACAACAGGAATGGCAAGCCGCGAACTTTACGAGCTACGCGAAAAACACGGAATGGGCCACGAAAAAGATTTTCTTACAGTCGGCTCAATGGGACACGCCTCGCAGATTGCGCTTTCAATCGCGATGCAAAAGCCTGATCGCCCGGTTTTCTGTATTGACGGTGATGGCGCTGCAATCATGCAGATGGGCGGAATTGCCACAGTCGGCACAAGAAGCCCTAAAAATCTTGTGCACTTTGTAATGAACAACGGCGCGCACGATTCTGTAGGCGGACAACCGACAGTCGGACTTGAGATAAAACTGCCGGAAATCGCGAAAGCCTGCTGCTACAAAAGAATTTATTCAGCAAAAAATGAAAAAGAATTGAGCGAAGTCCTTGCCAAAATCAAGAATTCCTTTGATGATAATACAAACGAGCTTACATTTGTTGAAGTGAAAGTAAGCAAAGGCGCGCGGAAAGATTTAGGACGACCAAAATCAACTCCGCAGGAAAACAAAAAAGCATTTATGGAGTTTTTAAAATAATGATAAGACAAGCGGTTATAATGGCAGGCGGTTTGGGCTCAAGATTCGGTGGACGCACAAAAGCAATGCCAAAAGGATTTATTGAGATTGATGGAATTGCGATGGTGGAACGCTCAGTCCAGAAACTGATTGCGGCAGGCGTTGAGGAAATCATCATCGGAACGGGACATTGCCACGAATATTACGATGAACTTGCAAAAAAATATCACTGCATCCGCACTGTCAGGAACGAAAATTACCAGAACACAAGCAGCATGGGAACGCTTGAAGTCTGCGCACCTTTTGTAAAAGGCACTGCCCTTCTTCTTGAAAGCGACCTTGTATACGATTCAATCGGGCTTTTTGTACTGGACAACGACAGCCGAAAAAACGTAATCCTTGCTTCCGGAAAAACAAACAGCGAGGATGAAGTTTACCTTGAGACCGATGAAAACGGCGTTCTTAGCGGCGTAAGCAAAAACAAGGCTGAAATAAAGAATGTCGCTGGCGAACTTGTTGGAATCTCAAAGGTCTCAAAAGAATTCCTGAACAAAATGGTGGATTTCTACAGCAGAACACGCACAGAAAACGCAAAAATCGACTACGAGACAGTTTTCAAGAAAATTGCGAAAGACGACCCTATTTACGTGCACAAAATTGAATATTATGCTTGGACAGAAATCGATGACGAAGCAATGCTTACACGCGCGAACACATTGATTTATCCGCGCATCAAGGAAAACGAGGAGCTAAGAAAAGTCCAGCGCGAAGTTCTTTTGAATCCGGGTCCTTCAACAACAACAGACAGCGTAAAATATGCGCAGGTTGTAAAAGATATTTGTCCGCGTGAACTTGAGTTCGGAAATCTTATGGAAAAAGTCTCAGAAGATTTGACTTCATTTGTGGCTTCCACAGAAAAATACACAACCGTAATGTTCGCCTGCTCTGGAACTGGCGCAGACGAAGCAATGATTTCAAGCTGTGTTCCGCCTGACGGAAAACTTCTTGTGGTTGACAACGGCTCTTATGGCGCGCGCCTTGCAAAAATCGCAGGAGTCTACGGAATCGAAACAGATATTTTCAAATCTTCAACATACGAACCAATCGACCTTGAAGCTCTTGAAAACCAGATGAAATCAAAAAAATACACGACATTTGCAATTGTCTACCACGAGACAACAACAGGACTTCTGAATCCGCTTGAAAAAATCTGCCCGATGGCAAAAAAATACGGAATGACAACAGTCTGCGACATCGTAAGCGCATACGCCGGCATGCCGATTGACCTTGAAAAGCTCCAGATTGATTTTGCGGCGGCGACTTCAAACAAGCACATCGGCGGAATGGCAGGAATCGGTTTTGTTATTTGCAAAAAAGACGAGCTTTTAAAGCAAAAAGACTGGCCTATGCGCAACTACTATCTGAATCTTTATGACCAGTACAAATATTTCCAGGAAACAAAACAGACAAGATTCACGCCGCCAGTGCAGACTTTCTACGCTCTGCGCCAGGCAATAATCGAAACAAAGCAGGAAACAATCGAAAAACGCTTTGAACGCTTTACCGGATGCTGGGAAATTTTAGTAAAATCACTAAAGGAAATCGGCCTGAAAATGCTTGTAAAAGAAGAAAACCAGTCGCATTTTATAACCGCAATCCTGATTCCAGAAACGCCAGAATACAACTTTAACAAAATGCATGATTTTGCGCGCGGGCAAGGCTTCACAATTTACCCGGGAAAACTCGGAAACATCGACA
This genomic window contains:
- the aepX gene encoding phosphoenolpyruvate mutase; this encodes MPKTVYLGITGDIIHPGIINIIKEGAKLGELTIGLLTDSAIASHKRLPYLTYEQRKEVVEDIKGVERVVPQDDWSYVPNLKKYKPDFMIHGDDWKTNYLSKIREECFAVIKEWNGQIVEIPYTKGINSTALAENAKDIGTTPDIRRATLRRLIAAKPVVRILEAHSGLSGLIAEHASVTKEDGIHQFDGMWSSSLTDSTSKGKPDIEAVDLTTRMQSLTDILECTTKPIIYDGDTGGIPEHFVFTVRTLERNGVSAVIIEDKKGLKKNSLFGTEAKQVLATEEEFCEKISAGKRAQVTKDFMIIARIEEIIAGYSVDEALTKAFAAVRAGADGIMIHSKDKSGADIKEFCQRFRKEYDKIPIVLVPTTYNQFKEKELAEWGANVIIYANHMLRSSYPAMKKCAETILEAERSLETDGMCMPIKEILELIPGTK
- a CDS encoding 2-aminoethylphosphonate aminotransferase, translated to MIRQAVIMAGGLGSRFGGRTKAMPKGFIEIDGIAMVERSVQKLIAAGVEEIIIGTGHCHEYYDELAKKYHCIRTVRNENYQNTSSMGTLEVCAPFVKGTALLLESDLVYDSIGLFVLDNDSRKNVILASGKTNSEDEVYLETDENGVLSGVSKNKAEIKNVAGELVGISKVSKEFLNKMVDFYSRTRTENAKIDYETVFKKIAKDDPIYVHKIEYYAWTEIDDEAMLTRANTLIYPRIKENEELRKVQREVLLNPGPSTTTDSVKYAQVVKDICPRELEFGNLMEKVSEDLTSFVASTEKYTTVMFACSGTGADEAMISSCVPPDGKLLVVDNGSYGARLAKIAGVYGIETDIFKSSTYEPIDLEALENQMKSKKYTTFAIVYHETTTGLLNPLEKICPMAKKYGMTTVCDIVSAYAGMPIDLEKLQIDFAAATSNKHIGGMAGIGFVICKKDELLKQKDWPMRNYYLNLYDQYKYFQETKQTRFTPPVQTFYALRQAIIETKQETIEKRFERFTGCWEILVKSLKEIGLKMLVKEENQSHFITAILIPETPEYNFNKMHDFARGQGFTIYPGKLGNIDTFRIANMGDIKPEEMQRFTEVLKEYMKSIGVC
- the aepY gene encoding phosphonopyruvate decarboxylase produces the protein MIKTSILYNELLKNGTDFFAGVPDSLLKSFCAYVTDNAPAEKHIISANEGSATALASGYHFATGKIPLIYMQNSGEGNMINPLLSLVDPDVYSVPLLIFIGWRGEPGVHDEPQHVKQGKVTCALLDAMQIPYEILTEDESKLSAQLKKAYDYMKTNSAPYAFVIRKGTFEEYTLKNNIPVNAEMKREQAIEKIMLSAPENAAFVSTTGMASRELYELREKHGMGHEKDFLTVGSMGHASQIALSIAMQKPDRPVFCIDGDGAAIMQMGGIATVGTRSPKNLVHFVMNNGAHDSVGGQPTVGLEIKLPEIAKACCYKRIYSAKNEKELSEVLAKIKNSFDDNTNELTFVEVKVSKGARKDLGRPKSTPQENKKAFMEFLK
- a CDS encoding NTP transferase domain-containing protein, which gives rise to MLSRKEFDILSLVEAEKKKLSQRQIAKLTGYSVGTVNTTFSELVEKHFIDGDKISENGLNALEPYRVRRAVFLAAGFGSRLVPITLNTPKPLIRVHGKMIIESLLDAVVSAGIKEIVLVRGYLSAQFDQLKYKYPDIKFVENPAYNEGNNISSLLAAKNYLENAYILESDIILKNPRLVSKYQYQSNYCGVPCERTDDWCLSVEKGRISGVSVGGTDGFRMVGISYWTEEDGKKLGECLEKVYKMPGGKERYWDSVPLTYCNKDFNLVVRSCSFEDFTEIDTYNELKAVDGAYNV